The Plasmodium yoelii strain 17X genome assembly, chromosome: 8 DNA window tatcatatttaaaatagttaaaaaataaaatataagtatataataaaattttatgttatagtttgttaTAATACTTTAAACAATttggtatataaaattagCGTTATCATTATATgcctataaatataaactaGTAAAATGGTCTACTAATAACTAATTTTGAAATAatgttttattgtgaaaccttcatataattaaacattaatattatcgaaaagataaataataatacattataaaggtatcaatgttatatatttgttaaaaatcCAATTTGGTatatgtggttttatattataaaaatatgggcAATGGAGAAAAGGTTAAAGACTCGATTAATGACAAATGACATTtcaataatacatattatattatcattgtttaatgaatcatcattttttaatcttaaatagaattattttaccatataattaataaaatatagaacttttaataaattatttgaatgtatatacattgataactataacaataaaatatataagataataaTGAGCAGTGCAGAACATTTaacgaatatttatctaaatttatatattaaaagagcaaatctatcttatctctcttcTCTTAAAGGGGAAcataacaacctaattaaacttagttttctattatactttaaaatatcatcaatatatatttatatgttaatatttactaagtattattttaaaaacaatctacatataaaaacttatttaagcttataaatacgggttcagtgtTAATTGGTGTTTTAACAgtggaaaaaatggaaaaatatattataaaattacccaataaggtatattgtAATAAACctaaagttatttaacgcactaaatttcttttttaattatctatattcattaaaacaatatacatttatgtatatgtaaTTAGAAAAGGGAATAGTGGaacttattttgtaaatgttataattttagaaagaatatattatacattataagaaacaaatatataaaaatttaatctATCTTactaaataactatttatatacttttaaggataataataataactttcttaaatttttatatttgttcattatttaagttttaggaCGTTGTtatgttctatattaaagcatatatataattatatattttttaaatacattataaaattttaaggaattttataatataaatatgtagaaTGTTATTAGTCATATTGATTTTATGcataaattgtattatatatacatatgatcAAATACGTATTAAACAAACTTTAATCTAAGACAATTTATCAAATTtcaataaaagtatatattgttccatattatctttaaattaatattaaaaatgataggAATTTATTTAACCACaaactattttatattagacttcaattattttgtcacttattatgcgtaaaatatataaaataatatgatgttacataatctacatattataaacaaaataaaattgcaaTGTATCATTACCtggtatataatttttttaataaaatatgctTTCCCTTTACATTTTTCGATGTTACATTACCTATACaattcattaaattttattttataagagtttcattaacatatatttttattatacttttttaaatgttttcttagtgtgaacCATTCAGTGGATTGAGAAAATACTTACCCGATGAATTAGATAATCCTACAGGACATGATTTTCATGGTTTAGGGAATATTAAGAATTATTGCCCTAATGTAGGTTCAGAAAATAAATGTGAGACTGatctcgataaaattaaggctggatttttatttttatttgaacaaattattgttaataatattaatatttcaaGTAAAGAACAGACAAAAgcgtttattatatacattatgatatggttaaattatatgttaaacctaaaAAAAGTTAATGACACCAACAActtaaatgatttttatattaaatatacagAAAAAAATACGAATTATGAATATTGTAAAACAGATGGTATTGATTGTGGTAGTGCATTAAAAGATAAAACgggatataataattttaaggaGTTCATAGAAGCAAACAAATTTTTGTTGAATATTAAATTTGAAGATGCTTCTAAAGTTTATgattcatttaaattattatgtaatcTGTTTTATGGAGTTAATGTAGCCAATCCAAATTCCGAGGAATATTTAAGAATAGCTAATcaatttgttgaaaaatataaagaacttAATGGATATTCTGATATTACTGAAGATAGTCCCTATTATCAAgtattgtctacattatcaaacgattataataatattataaacaaatgtATCGATTGTCAATCTAGTAATTTTCCAACCCTTCCAACATATTCACGAATATCAGTAATAAAAAACACACTAATTTCAAttgcatttatatttgctTCAGTATCAATTTTCTTGGGTAttgcttataaggtaaataataaagaattaaaatattattttcattatatatatgtaaacgttaacaaaaaaataatacgcttcttaaaattttatattagtattcgttatttggatttcggaaacgattccaaaaacaacaattaagagaaaaactaaaaaatataaagaagagaatgaatcattaatatattattcgaagagtagtgactatttcaggaatagtaatgaTGATTTACATATGCTAAGAATCTGTCTAttgggaagtaatttttgatcataatttttatatagctTTTATGCTATGGGTCAGGATTGAGGTTATATTTGTGGAACCCATGTTGGGGgtagggctaagtattatatctttatttaattttttataatttaaacactaattaaatatatatactatacccgtatgtttaatattgAGATGAAGTCCAAATATGCACCCCTAAAGGGGTAAtgtcattaatatgaaaagaaCCACATCACATTTTTCccttaaagtataatatatataattgagtgttcatgccaatttaatatgattaaaataaagtgtttatattgtatatattaatatagatgttGACTATATAAGAAGTCATATTATGcaatatcataattgcctattatataagccTTGATAACCTAGTGTTATATTGAGTTATGCatacataatatgtttctttattttatgaaaattttatttagtaaaacttataacttgtatcatatttatttttatttaaatcgtgttatccaactgaactctaataataaatattcataaaatataaatacatggaatgtcgatcgagaatcgacaatacaacattatctataaaaggtattttatgcatctaacagttttaataatcaataaaaatatgcatattaataagtaattacattataaatatatgtatacaatcctttttattttcggttatatatagtatcattttatgctaaagtattaaattcaaataatagaaatagttctttatacattaatttatttccaataaaggtataatattaaattaatcactattaattttaaactttatagtttgagatatatatgaattagaaacatattatatttaaaatagttaaaaaataaaacataagtatattaataaattttcatatcacattttgttctaataattataaataatatgatagatataatgcaatattattatatgcttatacatataataaaatattatactagtaattaatattaaaatattgttttattgtgaaaccttcatataatttaatattaattttatcgaaaagacataataatacattatatatttgttaattattCAATTTGGAATTTctagttttatattctaaaaatatggattaatGGAGAAAGGGCTAAAtacttaattaatattaaatatcattttattattcaatattatattatcatagttttttgtagaattaataaaatatagaacttttaataaattatttgaatgtatatacattgataactaaaaaaataaaatatataagataaaatgaattatgtagaacatttaatgaatatttatttaaatttatatattaaaatagcaatatatcttatctctctcctcttaaaggtaatataacaacctaattaaacatagttttctattatactttaaaatattattaatatatatttatatgttaatatttactatgcattcttttaaaaataatatgcattcaaagtcttatttaagcttataagtacgggttcagtgcaaattgttttaaagaatggaaaatatggcaacatatattataaaattgcccaataagatatatttcaAATTGAAGAGTATAGGAATAATAATGAAGTTATTGAGcacattaaaatgaatttatctacattcattaaaaacaatataaatttatataattgcaTAGAAAgggaacaatgcaacttaatttgaaaatactttaattttaataaagcattgtatatagtattagaagcaaatatataaaagtttaatatattttaaaaaatgactatttatatattttaaggattatagcaataatataatttttaattttttatatttatacagtatttaagtttttgAAAGacaatcattaaaacataagatataaatatattccttttctatgttcaatcatactttaaattcattataaatgtatattcatttttataataaagttatgccaaatgttagtaagaatagtatttattgtataaaatgcatcatatatttaatcaaaagtTTATTAAGCatccctctatttaaggtaatttagttaattatcataaacagaaataaaacatttttttagtaatactactattatattattctatattaatttaattattgaaaaacttataatatatttaactacagacaatTGTCATATAAagggttaaagtatttgcgtcaCATATTAGGAgcaatgtatataaaatagcatgattctactcaatttacaaatataaaatgaaatataatcACAATGGATAAGcaagtggtatatgcattttttaataataataatttcctttacattttttgatattgaccatatataaatatcatcaatattttaataaaattttaaataatacacgtttttattaattgtttttaaatgtttttttagtgTGAAAAGTTCCAGGAAGTAAGGAACTCGATTTCCGATGAATTGAAAGGTAATGGAATCCCTGAATTTGACGatgatgatattttaaataattattgtgATAGTAAGAAATGTATTAGTGATTACGATAGAATAagtgctggatgtttatatttgttgtatCAATTCTATAACGATTCTGGTATATTCCCCTctccaaaaaataataaccgctatattgttgattacattttgatatggttaagttatatgttaaacctgaACAAAAGTGAAAGAGATGACAGCATAAAgagtttttataattatcaaaTAGATAGTTGTGATAAATATAAGAcgcaaataaataatttagctggttatgataattataagGAACTTATAGATGAAAGAAAGTATTTGTTGGATATGGATAGTAATATtgtatctaaattttatcaagcacttaaattattatgtaactTGTATAATGAACTTGgtaacaataaaaattgcaagaattatttgaatgatgataatgaattttttaaaaaatatgaaaagcTTAAGAATGATTCTGATATTACTGGAAATGAACTATATAACCAACTATTGTCCACTTTGTTAAATGattataacaattttaaaacGGAATGTAACGTTATTTTATCTCCTCCACCGGAagaaacaaaacaaaatcaTGGTCAAACTCTTGTACATAGTTCTGAACAAGATGTAGATTATTTGGGACAACATTATGGAGAATATGTAGATAATTCTGATGCtgcatcaagttcgtcgatagcaagcaaattaattccggttttattgatatttgctgcaataccaattttcttgggaattgcttataaggtaaataataagggatttaaatattattttaattatatatat harbors:
- a CDS encoding PIR protein — encoded protein: MYHYLCEPFSGLRKYLPDELDNPTGHDFHGLGNIKNYCPNVGSENKCETDLDKIKAGFLFLFEQIIVNNINISSKEQTKAFIIYIMIWLNYMLNLKKVNDTNNLNDFYIKYTEKNTNYEYCKTDGIDCGSALKDKTGYNNFKEFIEANKFLLNIKFEDASKVYDSFKLLCNLFYGVNVANPNSEEYLRIANQFVEKYKELNGYSDITEDSPYYQVLSTLSNDYNNIINKCIDCQSSNFPTLPTYSRISVIKNTLISIAFIFASVSIFLGIAYKYSLFGFRKRFQKQQLREKLKNIKKRMNH